The Bacteroidota bacterium DNA segment CACACAGCGCCAACTGCAAACCAAAAAGCAGGAACTGGAAAACAGAAAAGAAATGCAAAGCAAAGCTCTTTCGCAAAAAGAAATTGAAACGGTAACTCTTTCAAAGCAGAAAAAAGATAAAGAAGAAACGCTCACCGATTTGCAGAAGAAAGAAAAAAACATTCGCACAGAAATTCAAAAGAAGAAAGAGCAGTCGGAAAAATTACGCAAAGCCATTGAAAAAGTAATTGAATCGGAAATAAAAAAATCAAATGCGCTGGCAAAAACAGAAACAAAAAAAATTGTGCTCACGCCAGAAGAAAAAGAACTCTCCGATAATTTTGAAAGCAACAAAGGAAAACTTCCCTGGCCTCTTTCGGAAGGGGTGATTACCGAACAGTTCGGAACGCACGACCATCCTGATTTGCCGGGAATAAAAATCAATAACAATGGTATCAATATCGGCACGAATAAAGGGGCAAGCGTGCGCGCCATTTTTAACGGCACGGTAGTGGCAGTGGCATCGGTGGGCGGGCTGGAAGGAAAAGTAATTATTCTCAAACACGGAGAATACCTCAGCGTATATTCCAACCTCGAAGAAGCATACGTGAAGCAGGGAGAAAAAATTAAAACCAAGCAATCCATCGGGAAGGTCTTAACCGATGATAACTCTGCCACTGAACTGCATTTCGAAATCTGGAAAGGTCAAAGCATGCTCAATCCTGAAGGTTGGATTGTGAGGTGAAAATTTATTTTTCCCTATACTATTTCCTTGCCGGCATCGTTCCACATTGTTCATTTTATCTGCACTTTAATTTGTAAATTCGTTACCCATTCTGAAAGAGATGAAAAAAAGTTTGCATAGTTTTTTTTCCCATAGAAATATATTTTGCTTACTGCTTACTGCTTACTGCTTACTGCCCTTTGCCGCCTTCACGCAATTTTATTCCGGCTCGCAAATGGAGTTCGGAAAAAACCGCGTGCAGTATGACGAGCCGCGTTTGTGGCAATGGTTCAAGTTTGAAAAGTACAATGTGTATTTCTACATGGGCGGAAAAGAACTTGCCATTTACACTTCGCAGAAAGCAAAAGTGTATACCGAAAAAATTGAGAAGCTGCTTGATTACAACCTCGATGATAAAATTGAATTCATGGTGTACAACAAGCAAAGCGATTATAAGCAAAGCAACATCGGGCTGGAATACGAGGAGCCGTACAACATCGGGGGCGTAACGCGCATTGTGGGCTCCAAAGTTTTTCTTTATTATGACGGAGACCATTCGCACCTCGACAAACAAATTAAAGCCGGCATTGCCGAAGTGCTCATCAACCAGATGATGTACGGAGGAAATGTAAAAGACGTGGTGAGAAATTCCACACTGCTGAATTTGCCCGGCTGGTACGCGCAGGGATTAATTTCTTATATCTCGGACGAATGGGATACGGATATTGACAG contains these protein-coding regions:
- a CDS encoding peptidoglycan DD-metalloendopeptidase family protein, with the protein product MENKKQELQKEIEYQNKLLDEVKKNKNRSMIQLAILNNKISRQQELIATLNKEIDLIEGTISETKENILQKESELKILKNDYAKIIFASYKNRDSYSRLMFLFASQDFNQALQRIKYMEYYTEARKKQAGLIEDTQRQLQTKKQELENRKEMQSKALSQKEIETVTLSKQKKDKEETLTDLQKKEKNIRTEIQKKKEQSEKLRKAIEKVIESEIKKSNALAKTETKKIVLTPEEKELSDNFESNKGKLPWPLSEGVITEQFGTHDHPDLPGIKINNNGINIGTNKGASVRAIFNGTVVAVASVGGLEGKVIILKHGEYLSVYSNLEEAYVKQGEKIKTKQSIGKVLTDDNSATELHFEIWKGQSMLNPEGWIVR